In Tenebrio molitor chromosome 8, icTenMoli1.1, whole genome shotgun sequence, a genomic segment contains:
- the LOC138137536 gene encoding uncharacterized protein — protein MWAGGAKLLIFLAYIFPAVKSHYRICFIDPNVHLYRKNFPPNRTVVYCSSHTWCCDTGCCSAPWYNWPLVLIALVIALFAIACLNKCWERCCRDVSESVTASNATMITLATFNHSSATRGSQTGDGQVVTPPPAYNVALYFPQLSEDDRVPTYEEATRE, from the exons ATGTGGGCCGGAGGCGCCAAACTGTTAATTTTCCTCGCGTACATCTTTCCTGCG gTCAAGTCCCACTACAGGATTTGTTTCATCGACCCCAACGTCCACCTCTACCGCAAGAACTTCCCCCCAAACCGCACCGTGGTCTACTGCTCGTCCCACACCTGGTGCTGTGACACCGGTTGCTGTTCAGCCCCTTGGTACAACTG GCCTCTGGTTTTGATTGCTTTGGTGATCGCTCTGTTCGCAATCGCCTGTTTGAACAAGTGTTGGGAGCGGTGCTGTCGAGACGTCAGTGAGAGCGTCACGGCGTCCAACGCCACCATGATCACATTAGCGACCTTCAACCATTCCA GTGCCACGAGGGGGAGTCAAACCGGGGACGGACAGGTGGTGACGCCGCCACCGGCGTACAATGTGGCGCTGTATTTTCCCCAGCTGAGTGAAGACGACAGAGTGCCCACGTACGAGGAGGCCACGAGAGAATAG